The following is a genomic window from Miltoncostaea oceani.
CAGTCGGCGATTCGGGACGTTACGGGGAAGGCCGAGAAGGATCGAGCTCGCATCTGCTGGTTCCTCTGGAACCGCCGTCCTCTCCTTGACCGGGCGGGTGGGAGAACGCCCGCCGTGGCCAGCTGGACGAAGGACGCCTTCTCGCTCGCCCGCCACGGAAGCGTCGTGTGGCTGAGTCCTGACCTGCGCCTGGTCGGGATACCGAACAGAATCGGACGCGGACTCGATCCCTCCACGGAGGTCTCGGTCGTGCCGCTTCTCGACTGTCGTCTCGGAGAGCGGGGACCGGTTTCGCCCGACGGCATCATCTCGCCGGCCGCCCAAGGATTCCCGCCAGAGGCAGCCGTCAGCCGCACCAGGGCTCCCAGTCCCACTCGAGTTCGAGCGCTCTGTCGCGCCGCTCGGATCCACGAGATCGCCGTGGTGACGATCCACGGATGGCTAGCGCAGGAGCTCAAGAACGTGCTGCACGACGACGTCAAAGTCAGACATGTCGCGGCTCCGCGCTTCCCCGATCACCTGCCGGCCGCGGCGCGCGCGAGCAACCATCCAGATGTGATCGGCGCTGCGCTCGTCGAGTCTTTGGGCGGCGCTGATCTCGCGGTCATGGTCGATCTGCCCCAGAGCGCGCTTGAAGGGGTGGCTCACTTGTCCCTCCCCTGCGCCCACTGCCGAGTTCGCAACGGCGGTCTCGATGAGCTGCTTCGAGAGGTCGCCGGGTTCGCCGCCGCTCGTGCGGAGCGGCGTCGCTGGGACTGGTAGGTGCGCAGAGGCGGAGAGCGCACCAGGCACCATGGGACTCCGCGGGGGCCGAGACCAGAGACTCAGCCGATGACGACTCGGAGCCGTTTGGCGACGATCGGCGCGAAGCGCCAGCCCTGCTCTCGAGGGACCACCACCCGGAGGCGCACCGAGTACCCGCCGCCCGCCGGGTTGAAGCGATAGCCGAGCGCGAAGCGCCCGCGCCGGTCGGTCCTCGTGGTTGCCAGCGGGCGCCACTCCTCCCCGCGCCGCCACTGCAGCAACACCGACTTCCCGCGCGCCTTCGCCCGCGGCCGGACGACGCCCGAGACGCGGAGAGTGTCGCCGGGCCGAAGCGCCAAGGCACTGACCCTAGTGCGGACCAAGGGGCGCACGAGGATGTAGGCCTGGGTCACAACGAGGGGACGCCCGAGGGCGATGACCCGCCAGACGCCCGGCCGGCGCGGGCGGGCCGTGAAGCGGAAGCGCCCTCGCCGGTCGGTGAGGGTCGTCGCGTGGGTGCGACCGGTCGGATCGAGCAGGTAGACGGTGGCGCCGCGCAGGCCGCGACGGTTCGCGTGGACGAACCGGCCGCGCACGCCGACGGGGCGTCCGTACGTCCCCTCGATGACCGGCACCTTCCGCCGTCCAGCCCGGGTGCTCCCGAGCGCGTGCGCTGACGACAGGCCGAGAGTCTGGATCCGCGAGAAGTTCGGAAGCGCCGCCCCGCTCGCCTCGATGCGGCCGGGCTCGCCGAGCTCGGCGTCGGGTCCCACAAGGACGGTCGGCAGGGCGCTCGTCGCTCCCGGCGCCGCGCGGCCGACGAGGTCGGACACGAAGCTCGTGACGTGCCCGGCGTTGTCCTCGGCCGACAGGTAGAAGGCGACCGACTGGCCCGGGCCGACGTAGTCACCGAGCGAGGCCTCGACCGCCGAGCCGGCCGCGGTGCCCGAGGCCACGACGGGCCCCGCGGTGCCGCCGGCCCGAAGGGTCCACGCGCGGACGCCGCTGGTCGCGTCGGCGACCGAGGTCGTGAGGCGAACCCGGTCGGGACCGCTCGGCGCGACGTCGACGCGGGCGCTCGGGGGCGCTCGGTCGATCCTCACGACCCCCGTCTGGGTCGCGGCGGGGGCCGTGCCATCGCCGTCGGCCTCCAGTCGTACCTGATGGACGCCGTCAGGGATGTCGGTCAGCCCGAACACGACGCCGTGGGCGCCCTGCCCGGGCGCGCCGGCCCACTTCAGCCGCGATGCCACGACGATCCGCTGTTGCCCGATCCCGTCCGAGCCGAGGTTGTCGGCGGCGCTCCAATCGACGCGCATCTCGTCGCCGGTCACCCAGTCCGCCGGCAGCCCCCGCAGGGCGATCGTCGGCGCGTCGAGGTCGCGTACGTTGATCGTGGGCTCGATGATCGACCAGACCCGGTTGGGCTGCTGGCGGGTCTCCGTCTGGCGCAGTCGCAGGGAGACGGTCTGGCCTCGCAGGCTGACCAGGTACGCCTTCGGTGCCGCCGGGCTCCGCGGCACGTCCTGCTCGGCGACCCCCCAGACCGGGTTGCCGTCGCCGAGCGCCTCGAGCGCGATCGAGGTCGGCGTCTCGTGGTAGCGGACCGCGCGCCACGAGATCGACTCGATCGTCGTTCCGCCCCAGGGGGTGCGCAGGTCGATCTGCCACTTGGCGCCCTGGAGCGACGGCGCGGCGGGCGGGCAGAAGACACCGAAGACCGCCCCGTCCTGGCGCGAGTTGCACTGCTCGTCCGGTACCCGATGGTTGACCAGCGCCCCGACGCCGACCGCGTAGAGGCTGCCCTCGGTCGCGCTCGCGAGGGGGGCGAGCGCCAGCGGCGCCGTGAGCGCCGCGGCGATGAGGGCGCCCCGCGCCCTCACGAGGCGCCGCCGAGGTTCCACGGGCCGGGCTCGAACTCGCGCACCGCGGGCGGCACCGCCGCCCAGGGGTCGGCTGGCGCCTCGCGCACGGGCGGGCTCGACACCAGCCGGGTCTCGGCGGGCGCCGGAGTCCTCGCCGCCCGCTCACGCGCGCGCTGTCTGGCCGCCGCGCGCTTCTTCTTCTGTTCGAGCGCGGCGGCCTCGCGGCGCGCCTGCAGCTGCGATGCCTTCAGGGACCTGTCAAGTCTGGCGATCCAGGCCGCGTCGATCTTCGCCGAGGGCGTCGCCGGCGCGGCGGTGGGCGCCGTTGCTTCCTCCGGCCGGCCGAAGTCACCCGCGGGGGGCAGGCCGATCCCCCCGGAAACGGTGACCACCGTGAGGATCACCGCGCCCAGGACGCCGGCCCCGGCACCCGCGCGTGCCCCGAGCGACAGGCGCACGCGTCGTCCGGAGGGGCGGCTCGGCGTGGGCGCGGGGGCGATCGGCGCGCCATCCGGCGGCGAGTCGTCGCCTGCCACCGAAGGAAGCGGAACCAGCACGCTGTCGTCGTCGAGCGTGAAACCCGGAAGCGGCACCATGTCGACCGCCTCGGTCGGCCAGATGGCCGAATTGGAGTCCTCGCTCGCAACGGGCCCGTCCGAGAGCCAGGCGAGGTCCGGGCCGCGGTCGTCTTCGGGGATCGATGGGTCGAGCGGAGCGTCGCTCACCAGCGGACCTCAGTGGGAGACACGGCGAGTCTCGCGCATCATCCCCGTCGCCCGTCTTGACGTCAAGTGAGTGAGAGGTGATATAGCTATGAGCCATGAACAGCATCGACATGCGAAATCGTGCCGTAACGCCAGCAGCGATCCGCATTTTGGGAGAAGCTACGCCGGATGAGCGAGCCGCCCCGCCACGAGGTCCTGACGCTTCCCGAGGTGGCCGAGTGGCTCGAGCTTCATCCCAACAGTGTCCACCGGGCCGCGCGATCGGGGCGCCTTCCCGCGCGGCGGGTGGGCAAGGAGTGGCGTTTCCTCCGCGAGGCCGTCGCCGCTCGCTGGACTCCCGGTCGGCGGCTTCGCGGCACGCCCCCGCTTCCAACCGTCCACCAGCTGGCTGTCCCCGAGGCGCCGATCGCCCTGTCGGCTCAGGAGGCCGCCGACTTCCTGCGGGTCGAGCTGCACACCATTTACCACGAGGCGATGGCCGAGCGGCTCCCCGCCTGGAAGGAGGGCAACGAGTGGCGCACCTCCGAGGGGGCCCTTCGGGAGTACCTGCGCGCGGACCCCGATGCGGACACCCGCTACATCAAGGAGCGGGACCCCCGGCGCCGCGCGTGACGGGCGGAGTCAGCCGATGAGCGCCCCGGGGCAGGAGCCTCTCCCAGAGATGTACCGGGTGAAGGCGCTCGAGCAGGCCCTGCAGATCATCGCCGCCCTAGAGGCCGAGCCCGAGCTGACGCTGCCCGAACTCGGTGAGCGAATCGGTACCCAGACCCCGAACGCCCACAAGCTCGTCCTTCACCTGGCCGAGGCGGGTCTCGTCGAGGCGAGCCCGCTGACCAAGCGCTATCGCCTCGCTCCGGGACGCCTCGGTGAGCTCTCGGCCCGGGCCCTCGCCGGGCTGAACCCCTGGGAAGAGCTTCGCCAGGTGGTTCCGGATCTCAAGAAGTCGACCGACATGCCGGGCCTGATCGCGGTGCTCTCGGGCGGGCGGGCGATCTACGTCGAGCAGTTCCGCGGCCCGGCGCGCGCTCTCGGGCGCGCCTTCCCGGCCCACGCAACCGCCCTCGGAAAGGCGATCCTCGCCTTCCTGCCGGCGCCCACGCGGGAGGTGGTGCTCGCCGAGCTCGTCCTCGACGCGTGGACCCCGAGGACGATCACCGACCCCGAGCGCCTTCGCTCCGAGTTCGCCGTGATCGCCGAGCGCGGATACGCCCTTGAGGATGGCGAGCTCGACGGGCCGCGACGCTCGATCGGTGCGCCCGTGCGCGACCACACCGGTGAGGTGATCGCCGCAGTCGGGGTCGGCGGCGCGCGCGCGAGCATTCCCGACAGGAGGATCGCGACGATTGCTGAGCTGGTCGTCGCCGAGGCCGAGCGGGTATCTGCCGCCCTCGGGGCCGGCGGACTCGCCGCCATGCCTGCGCGGACTCTCGAGGTCGAGGTGCTCGGGGCGGTAGAGCCGCCGGTGCCTCCGGCGCGCGAAGGTGTCACCGAGCCGACCCGCCGCCCGCGGCGAACACCCCGCGCCAAGCGCGGCTCGGGAGCCGGTGGGTCGTGAGCACGGCCGCCGCCCCGCGCGCGCTGCCCCTCTTTCGCTGGGGGCTGGCGGCGCTGGCCGGCGTGGTAGCGCTCATCGTCTCCCTGCCACTCCTCGCGCTCCTCGCCGCCGCGGGCGGATGGACGAGTTCGGCCCGGGCGGCGTCCTCGTCGGTGAACGCGGCGGCGCTCGACGAGTGGATGGCCGACGACGTGCCCGGCTCGCCGCTTGTGGGACTCGGGCGGGTGTTCGTCGCCGAGGGAGTGCGAAACGGAATCGACCCGCGCGCGCTGGTGGCGATCGCCCGCCACGAGTCGGTGCTCGGGACCGAAGGGTCGGGCGCCGGCATCAACAACGCCTTCGGCTGGGGGCCGGCGATCCCGTTCAGCTCATGGGAGCAGAACATCGCCACGGTCGCCCGCGGCCTGGCGACCAACTACCTCGGCCGGGGACGCACGACGCTCGCCGACATCCAGCCGGTCTGGGCTCCGGTCGGTGCGACCAACGATCCGGGCGACCTCAACTCCGCGTGGGTGGAGGCGGTCGGGCGCTTCTACGCGGACCTCGGCGGCGACCCGACCCTGCCGATCACCCTGGAGGCGCAGGGGGGTGCTCTCGGCGCCGGCGCGACGATCGGCCCCGGAGGCCTCGCGACACCGACCGGAGGCCTCGGCACTCTCAGCGGCGGCCCCGGGGAGGGCACGCACGACTACGGCGCCTGGCCGAACAACTGGCAGTCGGACCGCGCGGTAGACATCAGCCTGCCCTTCGGATCGCCGCTCTTCGCCGTGCAGGCCGGGGAGATCGTGCGGATCGGCGGCGACGCGACGCGCTTCGACGGCCGCTTCGGCGGCGCCCAGCTAACCATCGAGTCGGCCGACGACGCCTACTACTACGCGCACCTGTCGGGGATCGTGGTGGGCGAGGGCGATCGGGTGGCGCTCGGGCAGCTCATCGGCTTCTCCGGCGCGGCGAACGGCGTCGACCACCTTCACCTCGGCGTCATGCGGCGTGATCCAGTTGCCCTCGCAGGGGTCGGATAGTGGGCGAGCCACGGAAGCGGGCCCTGACCCGCGACGACCTCTTGATGGCGTGGCTCGACGCGCAGCGGTACGCAGGCGCCCACGTGGATCTTGAGACCTTCCACACACGCCGGCTCGCGGCGATGGAGACAGCGTTCCTGGTGGATCTACGGCAAGGGCCCCGCTCGCTGCCGGAGGGCCTCCCCGTCTGGCTCGTCGAGTCGATGCCCGAGCACATGCGATCAGGCCTGGCAGGGGGGCGCAATCCCGCCGCGCTGCAACGGCTGTTCCTCCGGGCGACCGACTGGCTCCT
Proteins encoded in this region:
- a CDS encoding carboxypeptidase-like regulatory domain-containing protein, whose amino-acid sequence is MRARGALIAAALTAPLALAPLASATEGSLYAVGVGALVNHRVPDEQCNSRQDGAVFGVFCPPAAPSLQGAKWQIDLRTPWGGTTIESISWRAVRYHETPTSIALEALGDGNPVWGVAEQDVPRSPAAPKAYLVSLRGQTVSLRLRQTETRQQPNRVWSIIEPTINVRDLDAPTIALRGLPADWVTGDEMRVDWSAADNLGSDGIGQQRIVVASRLKWAGAPGQGAHGVVFGLTDIPDGVHQVRLEADGDGTAPAATQTGVVRIDRAPPSARVDVAPSGPDRVRLTTSVADATSGVRAWTLRAGGTAGPVVASGTAAGSAVEASLGDYVGPGQSVAFYLSAEDNAGHVTSFVSDLVGRAAPGATSALPTVLVGPDAELGEPGRIEASGAALPNFSRIQTLGLSSAHALGSTRAGRRKVPVIEGTYGRPVGVRGRFVHANRRGLRGATVYLLDPTGRTHATTLTDRRGRFRFTARPRRPGVWRVIALGRPLVVTQAYILVRPLVRTRVSALALRPGDTLRVSGVVRPRAKARGKSVLLQWRRGEEWRPLATTRTDRRGRFALGYRFNPAGGGYSVRLRVVVPREQGWRFAPIVAKRLRVVIG
- a CDS encoding M23 family metallopeptidase — translated: MSTAAAPRALPLFRWGLAALAGVVALIVSLPLLALLAAAGGWTSSARAASSSVNAAALDEWMADDVPGSPLVGLGRVFVAEGVRNGIDPRALVAIARHESVLGTEGSGAGINNAFGWGPAIPFSSWEQNIATVARGLATNYLGRGRTTLADIQPVWAPVGATNDPGDLNSAWVEAVGRFYADLGGDPTLPITLEAQGGALGAGATIGPGGLATPTGGLGTLSGGPGEGTHDYGAWPNNWQSDRAVDISLPFGSPLFAVQAGEIVRIGGDATRFDGRFGGAQLTIESADDAYYYAHLSGIVVGEGDRVALGQLIGFSGAANGVDHLHLGVMRRDPVALAGVG
- a CDS encoding helix-turn-helix domain-containing protein — translated: MSEPPRHEVLTLPEVAEWLELHPNSVHRAARSGRLPARRVGKEWRFLREAVAARWTPGRRLRGTPPLPTVHQLAVPEAPIALSAQEAADFLRVELHTIYHEAMAERLPAWKEGNEWRTSEGALREYLRADPDADTRYIKERDPRRRA
- a CDS encoding IclR family transcriptional regulator, with product MSAPGQEPLPEMYRVKALEQALQIIAALEAEPELTLPELGERIGTQTPNAHKLVLHLAEAGLVEASPLTKRYRLAPGRLGELSARALAGLNPWEELRQVVPDLKKSTDMPGLIAVLSGGRAIYVEQFRGPARALGRAFPAHATALGKAILAFLPAPTREVVLAELVLDAWTPRTITDPERLRSEFAVIAERGYALEDGELDGPRRSIGAPVRDHTGEVIAAVGVGGARASIPDRRIATIAELVVAEAERVSAALGAGGLAAMPARTLEVEVLGAVEPPVPPAREGVTEPTRRPRRTPRAKRGSGAGGS